The following proteins come from a genomic window of Flavobacterium crocinum:
- a CDS encoding sialidase family protein — translation MKITKLAFVLFGLFLLGSCKSALEKKTWKEGILVDQFIYDKAPYPSCHAVTIVEATNGDLVASWFGGTHERHPDVCIYVAIKPKGNDTWNEGVKVADGVMKEGPRLPTWNPVLYQIPGGDLMLFYKIGPKPSEWWGVIRTSSDGGKTWSEAKKMPDGFLGPIKNKPVLLSNGTLLCPSSIEGDGWRLRMESTPDFGKTWVMGDTLPRGKQKINAIQPSILFHKDGSIQAIGRTRNRAIFSTFSKDNGKTWSDVELIGLPNNNSGTDAVTLKDGRHLLVYNHVLPPGKEAKGPRTPLNVSVSKDGIHWNAALVLEDSKISQYSYPSMIQSSDGMVHIVYTWRREKLKYVKIDPSKLVALPIKNGVWPGEEGKVVTAVKAEEE, via the coding sequence ATGAAGATAACAAAATTAGCATTTGTCTTGTTTGGACTTTTCCTTTTAGGAAGTTGTAAGTCGGCTTTAGAAAAAAAGACTTGGAAAGAAGGAATTTTAGTAGATCAGTTTATTTACGATAAAGCACCTTATCCATCTTGCCACGCCGTTACAATTGTCGAAGCTACAAATGGTGATTTAGTTGCCTCATGGTTTGGAGGAACGCACGAAAGACACCCAGATGTTTGCATTTATGTGGCCATTAAACCAAAAGGAAACGATACTTGGAACGAAGGCGTAAAAGTAGCCGACGGTGTCATGAAAGAAGGCCCGAGATTACCAACTTGGAACCCAGTTTTATATCAGATTCCGGGTGGCGATTTAATGTTATTCTACAAAATAGGTCCAAAACCATCAGAATGGTGGGGCGTAATCAGAACTTCATCTGATGGCGGAAAAACCTGGTCTGAGGCTAAAAAAATGCCAGACGGTTTCTTAGGGCCAATCAAAAACAAACCTGTATTATTAAGTAACGGAACATTGTTATGTCCGTCAAGTATCGAAGGCGACGGCTGGAGACTTCGTATGGAATCTACTCCGGATTTCGGGAAAACTTGGGTAATGGGCGATACGCTTCCGAGAGGAAAACAAAAAATTAATGCGATTCAGCCAAGTATTTTATTTCATAAAGATGGAAGTATTCAGGCTATCGGAAGAACTAGAAACAGAGCTATTTTCAGCACCTTCTCAAAAGACAACGGAAAAACTTGGTCGGATGTTGAGTTAATTGGATTACCAAACAACAACTCGGGAACAGATGCTGTAACACTTAAAGACGGCAGACATTTATTGGTTTACAATCACGTTTTACCTCCAGGAAAAGAAGCAAAAGGCCCAAGAACGCCATTGAATGTTTCGGTTTCTAAAGACGGAATTCACTGGAATGCCGCTTTAGTTTTAGAAGATTCAAAAATCAGTCAATATTCTTATCCTTCGATGATTCAAAGTTCAGATGGAATGGTACATATTGTATATACTTGGAGAAGAGAAAAACTGAAATATGTGAAAATCGATCCTAGCAAATTAGTAGCGCTTCCAATTAAAAACGGAGTTTGGCCGGGTGAAGAAGGAAAAGTGGTTACGGCAGTAAAAGCGGAAGAAGAGTAA
- a CDS encoding glycoside hydrolase family 78 protein, protein MKKFFLHLTLIISLFTISAKAQTKIIVSDLKCEMLTNPEGIDVLQPRLSWKIKADINDVKQTHYQVLASSSLEKLNAGNADLWDSGKVQSEESVNVIYNGKKLKDRQDVYWKVTVFTNKGEVQSKETAHFSIGILTYADWKSTRWIGYEKTSQGDSISQYSRLSARYLRKEIDLKKKVKSAKVYIMGMGLYEFYINGNKIGDQVLAPVPTDYTKNVKYNVFDVTSQLQEGKNALGTILGNGRFFTMRQDYKPYKIKTFGYPKMVLQLFVEYTDGSKDVIRTDDTWKITTDGPILSNNEYDGEEYDARKEMKGWNTINFNDKKWLSAEYVQEPGGFYEGQMSANMKVKREVKPISIKLTPKGTYILDMGQNMVGWLQLKVKGNSGDKITMKFAESLQPDGSLYIANLRDAKTTDIYTLKGEGEEVWEPRFIFHGFRFVEISGFKTKPALENFVGKVVYDDIATTGTFDSSNPIMNQIFKNAWWGISGNYKGMPIDCPQRNERQPWLGDRTTGAYGESFLFDNQTLYAKWLDDIKNSQTIDGGIPDVAPAFWRYYGDNVTWPGTYITVADMLYQQFGDKKVIEKQYSSMKKWMDYMEENYLVDDIMTKDKYGDWCVPPESLELIRSKDPSRLTDGELISSAFYYQLLNIMKKFAVIANAENDIKHYDELASRIKRAFNAKYFNTAKNSYANNTVTANLLPLTFGMVPKELEQKVFENLVHEVEVTKNGHVSTGVIGTQFLMRTLTNFGRGDLAFKLASNKTYPSWGYMVENGATTIWELWNGNTADPAMNSQNHVMLLGDLLIWYYENMAGIKSNPETPGFKQIIMKPDFNAGLTYVNASYESIYGTIKSDWKKDKKALVWNITIPANTTAVVYLPAIAVSAISINKQKLDKTSYAHSIEKNQIVVTLSSGNYAINVK, encoded by the coding sequence ATGAAAAAGTTTTTTTTACATCTTACCTTAATCATTTCACTTTTCACAATTTCGGCGAAAGCCCAAACCAAAATCATTGTGAGTGATTTAAAATGCGAAATGCTGACCAATCCAGAAGGAATTGACGTTTTACAGCCAAGATTAAGCTGGAAAATTAAAGCAGATATTAATGATGTAAAACAAACTCATTATCAAGTTTTAGCATCGTCATCTTTAGAAAAATTAAATGCAGGAAACGCAGATTTATGGGACAGCGGAAAGGTACAAAGCGAGGAATCTGTAAATGTAATTTATAATGGAAAAAAGCTAAAAGACCGACAAGATGTTTATTGGAAAGTAACGGTTTTTACCAATAAAGGAGAAGTTCAATCAAAAGAAACAGCACATTTCAGCATCGGAATTTTGACTTATGCCGACTGGAAATCAACACGATGGATTGGGTATGAAAAAACTTCTCAAGGAGATAGTATTTCGCAGTATTCTCGATTATCAGCGAGATATTTAAGAAAAGAAATCGACTTAAAAAAGAAAGTCAAAAGTGCCAAAGTTTATATCATGGGAATGGGCTTGTACGAGTTTTACATTAACGGAAATAAAATTGGAGATCAGGTTTTAGCTCCCGTTCCTACAGATTATACCAAGAATGTAAAATACAATGTTTTTGATGTGACTTCGCAATTGCAAGAAGGTAAAAATGCGTTGGGAACCATTTTAGGAAACGGACGTTTTTTCACGATGCGTCAGGATTATAAACCGTATAAAATCAAAACTTTTGGGTATCCGAAAATGGTTTTGCAGTTGTTTGTAGAATATACAGATGGGAGTAAAGATGTAATTAGAACGGACGATACTTGGAAAATTACAACTGACGGACCGATTTTATCTAACAACGAATACGACGGCGAAGAATACGATGCCCGTAAAGAAATGAAAGGCTGGAATACCATCAATTTTAATGATAAAAAATGGCTTTCGGCAGAATATGTTCAGGAACCGGGCGGATTCTATGAAGGACAGATGTCGGCGAATATGAAGGTAAAACGTGAAGTAAAACCGATTTCGATCAAACTAACACCAAAAGGAACTTATATCCTGGATATGGGGCAAAATATGGTGGGCTGGTTGCAATTGAAAGTGAAAGGAAATTCGGGCGACAAAATCACAATGAAATTTGCCGAATCTTTACAGCCAGATGGTTCGTTATATATTGCGAATTTACGCGATGCTAAAACAACTGATATTTATACTTTAAAAGGTGAAGGGGAAGAAGTTTGGGAACCACGTTTTATTTTTCACGGATTTCGATTTGTGGAGATTTCAGGATTTAAAACCAAACCAGCTTTAGAGAATTTTGTTGGAAAAGTGGTTTATGATGATATTGCCACAACAGGAACTTTTGATTCTTCAAACCCAATTATGAATCAGATTTTTAAAAATGCGTGGTGGGGAATCAGCGGTAATTATAAAGGAATGCCAATTGATTGTCCGCAACGAAACGAGCGTCAGCCTTGGTTAGGGGACAGAACTACTGGAGCTTATGGAGAAAGTTTCTTATTCGACAATCAGACCTTGTATGCAAAATGGTTAGACGATATTAAAAACTCACAAACTATTGATGGCGGAATTCCAGATGTAGCGCCAGCTTTTTGGCGTTATTACGGAGATAATGTGACTTGGCCGGGAACGTATATTACTGTTGCAGATATGCTGTATCAGCAGTTTGGCGATAAAAAAGTAATAGAAAAACAATATTCGTCTATGAAAAAATGGATGGATTATATGGAAGAAAACTATTTGGTTGACGATATTATGACCAAAGACAAATATGGCGATTGGTGTGTTCCGCCTGAGTCATTGGAATTAATTCGTTCCAAAGATCCTTCTCGTTTAACAGATGGTGAATTGATTTCGAGTGCTTTTTATTATCAGCTTTTAAATATAATGAAGAAATTTGCGGTAATCGCGAATGCTGAAAATGATATCAAACATTACGACGAATTAGCTTCAAGAATTAAAAGAGCATTCAACGCTAAATATTTTAATACAGCAAAAAACAGTTACGCCAATAATACTGTGACAGCGAATTTACTGCCTTTAACTTTCGGAATGGTTCCGAAGGAATTAGAGCAAAAAGTTTTCGAAAATTTAGTTCATGAAGTGGAAGTAACCAAAAATGGTCATGTCAGCACTGGCGTTATCGGAACACAATTTTTAATGCGAACGTTAACCAATTTTGGTCGTGGCGATTTGGCTTTCAAACTGGCCTCAAACAAAACGTATCCAAGCTGGGGTTATATGGTCGAAAACGGTGCCACAACCATTTGGGAACTTTGGAACGGAAACACCGCAGATCCAGCAATGAATTCGCAAAATCACGTGATGCTTTTAGGTGATTTATTGATTTGGTATTACGAAAATATGGCCGGAATCAAAAGCAATCCTGAAACTCCAGGCTTCAAACAAATCATTATGAAACCAGATTTTAATGCAGGATTGACTTATGTAAATGCTTCTTACGAATCGATTTACGGAACGATTAAAAGTGACTGGAAAAAGGATAAAAAAGCTTTAGTTTGGAATATTACTATTCCTGCTAATACAACGGCTGTAGTATATCTTCCTGCTATTGCTGTTTCTGCAATCTCAATTAATAAACAAAAGTTGGATAAAACTTCTTATGCTCATTCAATAGAAAAAAATCAAATAGTTGTTACACTTTCGTCAGGAAATTATGCAATAAACGTTAAATAA
- a CDS encoding MGH1-like glycoside hydrolase domain-containing protein, whose protein sequence is MLQHLKHKIIILSIVVACINSSCKSTVDHSQKGKSVILKEKNFKHYVDYFNTMEDENLKFAIPNDSAWTWMEKNIPLFECPQQNFEEIYYFRWWSARKHIKKTPQGFAITEFLVDRSYADKYNMISCALGHHINEFRWVHDPQYLEQDVKIWYRGNDGKPMGKLYKFSSWTADALYNRYLVNKDEKFLLDLYPDMVTDYAVWEKDRQRKDGLFWQHDVKDGMEESLSGGRKVQNARPTINSYMYGNAVAISKMAEMKGDKETETKFKAKADVLQQLVETKLWNSKSEFFETFTEKDTLAQVREAIGFIPWYFNLPEQNKGFEKAWEQIKDEKGFSAPFGLTTAERRSPRFRTHGTGTCEWDGAIWPFASSQTLTALANVLNNYNQNFVAKPDYFKQMELYVQSQYYRGKPYLGEYLDETTGYWLMGDRERSRYYNHSTFNDLVITGLVGLRPRADEKIEVNPLIPQEKWDWFCLDNVLYHGNIITILWDKTGEKYKKGKGFRIFKNGKEIAVSERLEKLVSE, encoded by the coding sequence ATTCACAAAAAGGAAAATCGGTTATTTTAAAAGAAAAAAACTTCAAACATTATGTGGATTATTTCAACACGATGGAAGATGAAAATTTGAAATTTGCGATTCCGAACGATTCAGCTTGGACTTGGATGGAAAAAAATATTCCACTGTTTGAATGTCCGCAGCAGAATTTTGAGGAGATTTATTATTTCCGCTGGTGGAGTGCGCGAAAACACATCAAGAAAACACCACAGGGATTTGCGATTACGGAGTTTTTGGTGGACCGTTCGTATGCCGATAAATACAATATGATTAGCTGTGCTTTGGGACATCATATCAATGAATTCCGCTGGGTTCATGACCCGCAATATTTGGAGCAGGACGTGAAAATCTGGTATCGGGGAAATGATGGAAAACCAATGGGGAAATTGTATAAATTCAGCAGTTGGACAGCCGATGCCTTATACAATCGTTATTTGGTGAATAAAGATGAAAAATTCTTATTGGATTTGTACCCAGATATGGTTACAGATTATGCCGTTTGGGAAAAAGATCGCCAGCGTAAAGACGGACTGTTTTGGCAACACGATGTAAAAGATGGAATGGAGGAATCCTTAAGTGGCGGGCGTAAAGTACAAAATGCTAGGCCAACGATAAATAGTTATATGTATGGAAATGCTGTAGCGATTTCTAAAATGGCTGAAATGAAAGGTGATAAAGAAACAGAAACCAAATTCAAAGCGAAAGCTGACGTTTTACAACAATTAGTCGAAACCAAATTATGGAATTCTAAAAGCGAATTTTTTGAGACTTTTACAGAAAAAGATACTTTAGCACAAGTTCGAGAAGCCATCGGATTTATTCCTTGGTATTTTAATCTTCCAGAGCAAAACAAAGGATTTGAAAAAGCTTGGGAGCAGATTAAGGATGAAAAAGGATTTTCGGCTCCGTTTGGTTTGACAACGGCTGAAAGAAGAAGTCCAAGATTTAGAACACACGGAACAGGAACCTGCGAATGGGACGGCGCGATTTGGCCATTTGCAAGTTCGCAGACGTTAACGGCTTTAGCTAATGTTTTGAATAATTACAATCAGAACTTTGTTGCTAAACCCGATTATTTCAAGCAAATGGAATTGTATGTTCAATCACAATATTATAGAGGAAAACCTTATCTTGGCGAGTATTTGGACGAAACAACGGGCTATTGGTTAATGGGTGACAGAGAAAGAAGCCGGTATTATAATCATTCCACTTTTAACGATTTAGTGATTACGGGTTTGGTTGGTTTACGTCCAAGAGCTGATGAAAAGATTGAAGTAAATCCGTTGATTCCGCAAGAAAAATGGGATTGGTTTTGTTTGGATAACGTTTTGTATCACGGAAATATTATTACCATTCTTTGGGATAAAACAGGAGAAAAATATAAAAAAGGAAAAGGTTTTAGAATCTTTAAAAACGGGAAAGAAATTGCAGTTTCTGAGAGATTGGAGAAGTTAGTTTCTGAATAA